Proteins encoded within one genomic window of Hevea brasiliensis isolate MT/VB/25A 57/8 chromosome 8, ASM3005281v1, whole genome shotgun sequence:
- the LOC110636631 gene encoding uncharacterized protein LOC110636631, whose amino-acid sequence MFASLVHQSEREYQDHPFVSLQPSSSSSSDDTAIPMLVDGEVEGRDQEDDDWPGKRTEQREPCSSSAVKKVDSSDETKSKSVSKEPNLDGLCCPICMEPWGSQGDHQVSCLPCGHVYGLSCIRRWLQPHLISAKKVQSLEAEIGSLKTERADLLHTQDSLLKIQDNLLKELSNLEEKQTCTGNMSFVEMGSKPVGFANVKKAHRAKFGNLFT is encoded by the exons ATGTTCGCTTCTTTAGTTCACCAATCCGAACGAGAATACCAAGATCACCCTTTTGTATCTCTTCAGCCATCATCATCGTCGTCGTCTGATGATACTGCCATCCCAATGCTGGTCGACGGCGAAGTCGAGGGACGAGACCAGGAAGATGATGATTGGCCTGGAAAAAGAACAGAGCAGAGAGAACCTTGTTCATCATCCGCAGTGAAGAAGGTGGATTCTAGCGATGAGACCAAGAGCAAGAGTGTCTCGAAGGAGCCCAATTTGGATGGGTTGTGTTGTCCTATTTGCATGGAGCCCTGGGGGTCACAAGGGGATCACCAAGTCAG TTGCCTTCCTTGTGGACATGTATatggtttatcttgcattaggAGATGGCTTCAACCTCATTTGATTTCTGCTAAG AAAGTTCAATCTCTTGAGGCTGAAATTGGCTCCCTTAAGACAGAG AGAGCTGATTTGCTTCATACACAAGATAGTTTACTCAAAATACAAGATAATTTGCTCAAGGAATTAAGCAATCTTGAGGAG aaGCAAACTTGTACGGGGAACATGTCATTTGTGGAAATGGGGAGTAAACCTGTTGGATTTGCCAATGTTAAAAAGGCTCATAGAGCAAAATTTGGTAACCTTTTTACTTGA